From the genome of Mycetocola spongiae, one region includes:
- a CDS encoding alpha/beta hydrolase has protein sequence MKKFLKVTAIVIGTILALFALGLGTTTVVNAVATGSETKNLKPYGELIEVDGKNMNVVDRGAGEQTIVLLPGLGTAAPGLDFEPLIAQLEDRFRVIAVEPLGTGLSDEAGTARTSENIAREVHGALSTMGVRSYSLMGHSIAGIYALTYVNEFPEEVTAFIGIDSSVPNQPGADSEYPTESMQQLKALGLLRVLDGLAPDMYTDLDYTPEMKDQMHVLALRHAASDDLGSEMNLAGENFAAARELSFPADLPVLLFVVSEGEDVEGWIPLHEEQIAAQTTGRMILMDGDHYLHHTLAPQIAAETVSFLDALPAR, from the coding sequence GTGAAAAAATTTCTGAAGGTCACTGCGATCGTCATCGGCACGATTTTGGCGCTCTTTGCGCTGGGCCTGGGGACCACCACTGTGGTGAACGCGGTGGCCACCGGCTCCGAGACGAAAAACCTGAAGCCCTATGGGGAGCTGATCGAGGTGGATGGCAAAAACATGAACGTCGTGGATCGCGGCGCCGGGGAGCAGACCATTGTGCTGCTGCCGGGCCTGGGTACCGCGGCCCCCGGCCTGGACTTTGAGCCGCTGATCGCGCAGCTGGAGGACCGCTTCCGGGTGATCGCGGTCGAGCCGCTGGGCACGGGCCTGAGCGATGAGGCGGGCACCGCGCGCACGAGCGAAAATATCGCCCGGGAGGTGCACGGCGCCCTGTCCACGATGGGGGTGCGCAGCTATAGCCTGATGGGTCACTCGATCGCGGGCATCTACGCCCTCACCTATGTGAATGAGTTCCCCGAGGAGGTCACGGCGTTTATCGGAATCGATTCGAGTGTCCCGAACCAGCCCGGCGCCGATTCGGAATATCCCACGGAGTCGATGCAGCAGCTCAAGGCGCTTGGCCTGCTCCGGGTGCTGGATGGCCTGGCCCCGGACATGTATACGGACCTGGACTATACGCCCGAGATGAAGGATCAGATGCATGTGCTTGCGCTGCGCCACGCGGCCAGCGATGACCTGGGCAGCGAGATGAACCTCGCCGGCGAGAATTTTGCCGCGGCCCGCGAGCTGAGCTTCCCCGCGGATCTGCCCGTGCTCCTCTTTGTGGTGAGCGAGGGCGAGGATGTGGAGGGCTGGATTCCCCTGCACGAGGAGCAGATTGCCGCGCAGACCACGGGCCGCATGATCCTGATGGACGGCGACCACTATCTGCACCACACCCTGGCCCCGCAGATCGCGGCCGAGACCGTGTCCTTCCTGGACGCACTCCCGGCCCGCTAA
- a CDS encoding ATP-binding cassette domain-containing protein: MASTTPTPGHPADSHDLLRVQGARENNLKNISVDIPKRRLTVFTGVSGSGKSSLVFGTIAAESQRMINETYSAFLQGFMPNLNRPDVDLLAGLTTAIIVDQERMGANSRSTVGTATDVNAMLRIVFSRLGDPHIGSPQAFAFNVPSVSGAGAVTLEKAGRTVKERRSFSVTGGMCPRCEGMGRVNDIDLTQLYDDSKSLNEGAMTIPGYTPDGWGVKLYTGSGMLDPDKPIREYSERELHNFLYHEPTKVKVGDINMTYEGLIPRVQKSMLSKDREAMQPHIRAFVDRAVTFTTCSECLGTRLNEGARSSRVAGLNIAEACAMQISDLAAWVEKIDDPSVAPLLSALSQTLDSFVQIGLGYLSLDRPAGTLSGGEAQRTKMIRHLGSSLTDVTYIFDEPTIGLHPHDIQRMNELLLRLRDKGNTVLVVEHKPEMIAIADHVIDIGPGAGTAGGEICFEGSVRGLRAADTPTGRHLDDRARLKDAVRSPRGALEIRGAQTHNLRDINVDIPLGILTVITGVAGSGKSSLVNGSLPRDASIVSIDQGAIRGSRRSNPATYTGLLEPIRKAFAKANGVKPALFSSNSEGACPVCNGNGMIYTDLGVMASVATVCEVCEGRRFQAEVLEYRLGGRDISEVLAMPVAEAAEFFAAGEARTPAAHRILERLVDVGLGYISLGQPLTTLSGGERQRLKLANQMAEKGDIYILDEPTTGLHLADVEQLLGLLDRLVDSGKSVIVIEHHQAVMAHADWIIDIGPGAGHEGGTIVFEGTPARLVADRSTLTGQYLAEYVAG, encoded by the coding sequence ATGGCCTCGACCACCCCCACGCCCGGGCATCCCGCCGATAGCCACGACCTGCTGCGGGTGCAGGGGGCGCGCGAAAATAACCTCAAGAATATTTCGGTGGATATCCCGAAGCGCCGGCTCACGGTCTTCACGGGTGTATCCGGTTCGGGGAAAAGCTCGCTGGTTTTTGGCACGATTGCCGCGGAATCCCAGCGCATGATTAACGAGACCTATAGCGCGTTTCTGCAGGGGTTTATGCCCAATCTGAACCGCCCCGATGTGGATCTTCTGGCGGGGCTGACCACGGCGATCATCGTGGATCAGGAGCGCATGGGTGCCAATTCCCGCTCCACCGTGGGCACCGCGACCGATGTTAACGCGATGCTGCGGATCGTCTTCAGCCGGCTGGGTGATCCGCATATTGGGTCCCCGCAGGCCTTTGCCTTTAACGTGCCCTCGGTCAGTGGCGCGGGCGCGGTCACGCTGGAAAAGGCGGGGCGCACGGTGAAGGAGCGGCGCAGCTTCTCGGTGACCGGCGGAATGTGTCCGCGCTGCGAGGGCATGGGACGGGTTAACGATATCGATCTGACCCAGCTTTATGACGATTCCAAATCGCTGAACGAGGGCGCGATGACCATCCCCGGTTATACCCCGGATGGTTGGGGCGTGAAGCTCTATACGGGCTCGGGGATGCTGGATCCCGATAAGCCCATCCGCGAATATAGCGAACGCGAGCTGCATAATTTTCTGTATCACGAGCCCACCAAGGTCAAGGTGGGCGATATTAATATGACCTATGAGGGCCTGATTCCGCGGGTCCAAAAATCGATGCTGTCCAAGGACCGCGAGGCCATGCAGCCGCATATTCGGGCGTTTGTGGACCGCGCGGTGACCTTCACCACGTGTTCCGAGTGCCTGGGCACGCGGCTGAATGAGGGTGCGCGTTCCTCCCGGGTCGCGGGGCTGAATATTGCCGAGGCCTGCGCGATGCAGATCAGCGATCTGGCCGCCTGGGTGGAAAAAATCGACGATCCCTCGGTGGCCCCGCTGCTGAGCGCGCTCTCGCAGACGCTGGATTCCTTTGTGCAGATCGGCCTGGGCTATCTTTCGCTGGATCGCCCCGCCGGCACACTCTCGGGCGGCGAGGCCCAGCGCACCAAGATGATCCGTCATCTGGGCAGCTCCCTCACCGATGTCACCTATATCTTTGATGAGCCCACGATCGGGCTGCATCCGCACGATATCCAGCGGATGAACGAGCTGCTGCTGCGCCTGCGCGATAAGGGCAATACCGTGCTGGTGGTGGAGCATAAGCCCGAGATGATCGCGATTGCCGATCATGTGATTGATATCGGACCGGGCGCGGGCACCGCGGGCGGCGAGATCTGTTTTGAGGGCAGCGTGCGGGGTTTGCGGGCGGCCGATACCCCCACGGGGCGACACCTGGACGATCGGGCCCGGCTGAAGGACGCGGTGCGCTCCCCGCGCGGGGCTCTAGAGATTCGCGGGGCACAGACCCATAACCTGCGCGATATAAACGTGGATATTCCGTTGGGGATTCTCACGGTGATCACAGGGGTTGCGGGCTCGGGGAAAAGCTCGCTCGTGAATGGATCGCTGCCGCGCGATGCGTCGATCGTCTCGATCGATCAGGGGGCGATTCGCGGATCGCGGCGCTCCAATCCGGCCACCTATACGGGCCTGCTGGAACCGATCCGAAAGGCGTTTGCCAAGGCCAACGGGGTGAAGCCCGCGCTGTTTAGCTCCAATTCCGAGGGCGCCTGCCCGGTGTGTAATGGAAACGGCATGATCTATACCGATCTGGGGGTCATGGCGAGCGTGGCCACGGTATGTGAGGTCTGCGAGGGCCGCCGCTTCCAGGCGGAGGTGCTTGAGTATCGCCTCGGTGGGCGCGATATCAGCGAGGTCCTGGCGATGCCGGTGGCCGAGGCGGCGGAGTTTTTTGCCGCGGGTGAGGCCCGCACGCCCGCGGCGCATCGCATCCTCGAGCGCCTCGTGGACGTGGGCCTGGGCTATATCAGCCTGGGTCAGCCGCTCACCACGCTCTCGGGTGGTGAACGGCAGCGGCTGAAGCTGGCCAATCAGATGGCCGAGAAGGGCGATATTTATATTCTGGATGAGCCCACCACGGGCCTGCACCTAGCGGATGTGGAGCAGCTATTGGGCCTGCTGGATCGCCTCGTGGACTCGGGCAAATCGGTTATCGTGATCGAGCATCACCAGGCCGTCATGGCGCATGCGGACTGGATCATCGATATCGGCCCGGGCGCGGGCCACGAGGGCGGCACGATCGTCTTTGAGGGAACCCCCGCGCGGCTGGTCGCGGATCGCAGCACCCTCACGGGCCAGTACCTCGCGGAGTATGTGGCGGGCTAA
- a CDS encoding nucleotide pyrophosphohydrolase, with the protein MTINTLQEDLRAFAAEREWQSFHTPENLAKSISIEAAELLECFQWGPDSREDDVRHELADVLTYCLMMANRLGLDAETIIREKLEITRVKYPIERSRGRSEKYDRL; encoded by the coding sequence GTGACCATAAATACGCTTCAGGAAGACCTGCGCGCCTTCGCCGCCGAACGCGAGTGGCAGTCGTTCCATACGCCAGAAAACCTCGCAAAAAGCATCTCGATCGAGGCGGCCGAGCTCCTGGAGTGTTTTCAATGGGGCCCGGATTCCCGCGAAGACGACGTGCGTCACGAACTCGCCGATGTGCTCACGTATTGCCTGATGATGGCCAACCGTTTGGGCCTGGACGCGGAGACGATTATTCGCGAAAAACTCGAGATCACACGCGTCAAATATCCGATTGAGCGTTCCCGCGGCCGATCGGAAAAATATGACCGGCTCTAG
- a CDS encoding DUF2075 domain-containing protein, giving the protein MTGSSIRRHGFSPREIGTWAALDPYLNNWPVVYLLENKREVYVGETRNATVRMQQHLSSPEKQRLTEVRVIVNEQFNKSVCLDLESYLIQMLDGDGRYKVLNRNAGMLDSDYFDRERYRTDFDEIFDELRSAGIFTRTIPEIINSDLFKLSPFKALNSDQAAAVENILEGLFADLDAGRGGTLIVQGEPGTGKTVIAIHLMKLLRDIELTDPVDAVQDSESLFTEFFTAGYREKLRGLRIGLVIPQQSLRKSVAAIFKKTPGLSATMVLTPFQAGASKEKFDLLIVDEAHRLNHRANQSAGGLNKQFSEITTRLFGHDDREITQLDWIRKQSTHQLLLIDEAQSVRPADLPRRILTDLIGVARSEHRHFRLRSQMRVRGGNEYIEYVRAFLSATPPEHQSSETYEFRMFNSAREMHEAILAQDARHGLSRLIAGFAWPWITKKNPDAYDIEIEGYRLRWNQTDTDWINSPGSEYEVGSIHTVQGYDLNYAGVIIGGELRMDPKTGEFLFNRENYFDAKGKENNRARGIIYTDKDILEYVLNIYGVLLTRGIRGTYVYVVDPVLREYLRAFTW; this is encoded by the coding sequence ATGACCGGCTCTAGCATTCGCCGGCACGGTTTTTCCCCACGCGAGATCGGGACCTGGGCCGCCCTCGACCCATATTTGAATAACTGGCCCGTGGTATATCTCCTCGAGAATAAACGCGAGGTTTATGTTGGCGAAACTCGCAACGCCACGGTGCGGATGCAACAGCATCTTTCTTCACCCGAGAAACAGCGCCTCACCGAGGTGAGGGTAATCGTAAACGAGCAGTTTAATAAGTCGGTCTGTCTCGACCTGGAGTCCTACCTCATCCAGATGTTGGACGGCGACGGACGCTATAAGGTCCTCAATCGCAATGCGGGAATGCTGGACTCCGATTATTTTGATCGTGAGCGCTATCGGACCGATTTTGACGAGATTTTTGACGAGCTCCGTTCGGCCGGAATTTTTACCCGGACAATCCCCGAGATCATCAATAGTGATCTCTTTAAGCTCTCTCCGTTTAAGGCGCTGAATAGCGATCAGGCCGCCGCGGTAGAGAATATCCTCGAGGGCCTCTTCGCCGATCTTGATGCCGGCCGGGGAGGAACGCTTATTGTTCAAGGCGAACCGGGAACGGGTAAAACCGTAATCGCGATTCACCTTATGAAGCTCCTCCGAGACATCGAACTGACCGATCCCGTGGATGCGGTGCAGGACAGCGAGTCCCTCTTTACCGAGTTCTTCACCGCGGGCTACCGAGAGAAACTCCGGGGGCTTCGGATTGGGCTGGTCATCCCGCAACAGTCGCTGCGGAAATCGGTGGCAGCGATTTTTAAGAAGACTCCGGGGCTGAGTGCAACGATGGTTCTCACACCGTTTCAGGCGGGAGCGAGTAAGGAGAAATTTGATCTCCTGATCGTGGACGAAGCTCACCGGCTGAACCACCGGGCAAATCAATCCGCCGGTGGGCTGAATAAGCAGTTCTCCGAGATCACGACCCGGCTCTTTGGACACGATGACCGGGAAATCACACAGCTGGATTGGATTAGGAAACAAAGCACCCATCAGCTGCTCCTTATCGACGAGGCCCAGAGTGTGCGCCCGGCCGATCTACCCCGCAGGATACTGACGGATCTGATTGGCGTCGCTCGCTCCGAACATCGCCATTTCCGCCTGCGATCCCAGATGCGGGTACGCGGGGGCAACGAATATATCGAGTATGTGCGTGCCTTCCTGAGCGCAACTCCGCCCGAGCACCAATCCTCCGAAACCTACGAGTTTCGGATGTTCAACAGTGCCAGGGAGATGCATGAGGCGATACTCGCGCAGGACGCGCGCCATGGCCTGTCCCGGCTTATTGCCGGTTTTGCCTGGCCCTGGATTACCAAGAAGAATCCCGATGCCTACGACATTGAGATCGAGGGGTATCGGTTGCGCTGGAATCAGACCGATACCGATTGGATTAACTCCCCGGGGTCGGAATACGAGGTGGGATCAATCCACACGGTGCAGGGTTATGACCTTAATTATGCAGGGGTGATCATCGGCGGCGAGTTGCGGATGGATCCCAAAACCGGTGAGTTTCTTTTTAACCGCGAGAATTATTTTGACGCCAAGGGTAAGGAAAATAACCGCGCGCGAGGGATTATCTATACGGATAAGGACATTCTTGAATACGTCCTTAATATTTATGGAGTGCTTCTCACCCGAGGAATTCGAGGCACCTATGTTTATGTGGTGGATCCCGTGCTCAGGGAGTACCTTCGTGCCTTCACCTGGTAA
- a CDS encoding YdeI/OmpD-associated family protein, which yields MDEQRDPLIVADAAAWRAWLDEREFTSDGVWLILAKKGTLSPTSLGYAQALEEALCSGWIDGQKKSVDSATFMQRFTPRRRASMWSQRNIGIVGQLIHAGRMRERGHAEITRAREDGRWDRAYAGAAAIEVPEDLLAALAASPRAAAAFAALGSSARYSILHPIVTAATAPTRAARIARARERLEG from the coding sequence ATGGACGAACAGCGAGACCCCCTGATCGTGGCCGATGCCGCCGCCTGGCGGGCCTGGCTCGACGAGCGCGAGTTCACCTCCGATGGTGTGTGGCTCATCCTCGCCAAGAAGGGCACGCTCAGCCCCACCTCGCTCGGCTATGCCCAGGCCCTCGAGGAGGCGCTGTGCAGCGGCTGGATCGACGGCCAAAAAAAGAGCGTGGATTCCGCCACGTTTATGCAGCGCTTCACGCCGCGCCGGCGCGCCTCGATGTGGTCCCAGCGCAATATCGGCATCGTGGGGCAGTTGATCCACGCCGGCCGGATGCGCGAGCGCGGCCACGCCGAGATCACCCGCGCCCGCGAGGACGGCCGCTGGGACCGCGCCTATGCCGGTGCGGCCGCGATCGAGGTGCCGGAGGATCTGCTCGCGGCCCTCGCCGCCTCGCCCCGGGCCGCCGCGGCCTTCGCCGCCCTCGGCTCCTCGGCGCGCTATTCGATCCTGCACCCCATCGTCACCGCGGCCACCGCCCCCACCCGCGCGGCCCGCATCGCGCGCGCCCGGGAGCGGCTTGAGGGCTAG
- a CDS encoding GDSL-type esterase/lipase family protein, with protein MTINSRIKISPPTADLIRGAQELERTEHGVLPHRLPALAVRQSADPQLRLAEAQPSGVRVVFRTTATTIELDTVRSRTTYAGLPARPDGVIELVVDGLLVESITTAGGVTTTVSMATGTATVEEGPVWTSRFTGLAPDAKNVEIWLPHNEITELRELRASAPIHAAEPSGRPVWVHHGSSISHGSNALRPTETWPARAARLGEVELINRGFGGSALLDQFTARALRDTPADLISLKLGINVVNTDLMRLRAFRSALHGFLDTVRDGHPETPLLLISPIFCGIHEDTPGPGAFDTDALAAGELRFRATGDPAAVAAGALTLRVIREEMRRVVAERAETDAHLHYLDGLELFAEADELLHPLPDALHPDAASHVLIGDRFAALAFGPGGALSS; from the coding sequence ATGACCATAAACTCCCGGATAAAAATCTCTCCCCCCACCGCCGACCTGATCCGCGGGGCCCAGGAGCTGGAGCGCACCGAGCACGGTGTGCTCCCGCACCGGCTGCCCGCGCTCGCGGTGCGGCAATCCGCCGATCCGCAGCTGCGCCTGGCCGAGGCCCAGCCCTCCGGCGTGCGCGTGGTCTTCCGGACCACCGCGACCACCATCGAGTTGGATACCGTGCGTTCGCGCACCACCTATGCGGGGCTGCCCGCGCGCCCGGACGGCGTGATCGAGCTGGTGGTGGACGGTCTCCTGGTGGAGTCCATCACCACCGCGGGCGGCGTTACCACCACGGTCTCGATGGCCACCGGTACCGCCACGGTGGAGGAGGGGCCGGTCTGGACCTCGCGCTTCACCGGGCTGGCGCCGGATGCAAAAAACGTGGAGATCTGGCTGCCGCATAACGAGATCACCGAGCTGCGGGAGCTGCGTGCCTCCGCGCCGATCCACGCGGCCGAGCCCTCCGGGCGACCGGTCTGGGTGCATCACGGAAGCTCGATTAGCCACGGCTCAAATGCCCTCCGCCCCACCGAGACCTGGCCCGCGCGGGCCGCGCGGCTCGGCGAGGTGGAGCTGATCAACCGCGGCTTCGGCGGCAGCGCACTGCTGGATCAGTTCACGGCGCGTGCCCTGCGCGATACCCCGGCCGATCTGATCAGCCTCAAGCTGGGCATCAACGTGGTGAATACCGACCTGATGCGCCTGCGCGCGTTCCGCTCGGCGCTGCACGGCTTCCTGGATACCGTGCGCGATGGGCATCCCGAGACGCCGCTGCTGCTGATCTCCCCGATCTTCTGCGGCATCCACGAGGACACCCCGGGCCCCGGCGCGTTTGATACCGATGCCCTGGCCGCGGGGGAGCTGCGCTTCCGCGCCACGGGCGACCCGGCGGCGGTGGCCGCGGGGGCCCTCACCCTGCGGGTGATCCGCGAGGAAATGCGGCGCGTGGTGGCCGAGCGTGCGGAAACCGATGCCCACCTGCACTATCTGGACGGGCTGGAACTCTTTGCCGAGGCCGATGAGCTCCTGCACCCGCTGCCGGATGCCCTGCACCCGGATGCCGCCTCCCATGTCCTGATCGGCGATCGTTTTGCCGCGCTGGCATTTGGCCCGGGCGGCGCGCTGAGTTCCTAG
- a CDS encoding TetR/AcrR family transcriptional regulator codes for MARAGLTPERLTRAAAQIADERGFDAVTVAELARHFDVKPASLYSHIASTGDLRARVAMLALEEMAGLSAEAVAGRARAEAVSALGNSYRDYARAHPGRFAATQYRLDPAAAAASAGPRHSALSRAILRGYDLGQEEATHAVRLLGSTFRGFVDLERAGGFAHGAPDAEESWNAILLGLHTLLAHWPSHPAPEGPHV; via the coding sequence ATGGCACGAGCCGGACTCACCCCCGAGCGCCTCACCCGCGCCGCGGCGCAGATCGCCGATGAGCGCGGATTTGATGCGGTCACCGTGGCCGAACTCGCCCGCCACTTCGACGTGAAACCCGCAAGCCTCTACTCGCATATCGCGAGCACGGGCGACCTGCGGGCGCGCGTCGCGATGCTCGCGCTGGAGGAGATGGCCGGTCTCTCCGCCGAGGCGGTGGCCGGCCGCGCCCGCGCCGAGGCCGTGAGCGCGCTGGGCAATTCCTATCGCGATTATGCCCGCGCGCATCCGGGACGCTTCGCCGCGACCCAGTATCGCCTCGACCCCGCCGCGGCGGCCGCGAGCGCGGGCCCGCGCCACTCCGCGCTCAGCCGGGCCATCCTGCGCGGCTATGACCTGGGGCAGGAGGAGGCCACCCATGCGGTGCGCCTCCTGGGCTCCACGTTCCGCGGCTTTGTGGATCTGGAACGCGCGGGCGGCTTTGCCCACGGCGCCCCCGATGCCGAGGAGAGCTGGAATGCGATTCTCCTCGGGCTGCACACCCTCCTGGCCCACTGGCCCTCCCACCCCGCACCCGAAGGACCCCACGTATGA